From Onychostoma macrolepis isolate SWU-2019 chromosome 05, ASM1243209v1, whole genome shotgun sequence:
AATCTTCTTTGAAGACAATGCGAGTTATTCAAATAGTTTATGATGCAGCTGGTGCAGCTATTGCAAAGCTTTGCCTTTACAAATCAGTTATGTCCAATAGGGGGCATAATcataacaaaaaaatcaataataaaaaatcaccTGAATAGTTACAACAAcaattgtgtaaaatgtattaaaaatatttcaagttattcacttttttttttttttttaggtcgctaagcaactttatttatttaggctatcattaaatgtaattaaattaagatCATTTATTTACCggtaatgcatttattatgtGACTGTACAGATGATCAAATATTCTTCTATTGAAGCTCAAGTTGCTCTTTGGATCATCTCAAatcatgtgtttgtatgtgtgcatgtgttttatttaatatattaagaatgtaatttttgttatttaatataaataacactCCATATTAAACAGACTAAACATTACACTATATTTTTGAcaaacattagatttttttctagGCTTCTTTACACGGAAACACTGAAAACAACACAAGGCAGTAGCTTGACCAGATACCCTAAAATATTTAAGACCTTCTTAATTCGAcatgaattaatatttcatgaatttttttaataataataataataataaacaatatgaACATTCACTCCAAATCCAAAGAACATCATACAATTTTGGACTCATAATTTAAATCCTGAATTTTTAATTTGGTGTAAGAAAAACATATGAGTAGGTGGCTGCCTAAAATCTTCAgaacatgaagaaacaaatggtACTGTATGTATGAAATAGCAGAATGCCAGCAGTCTAATTCCTTCCTTTCATGCCTCTCCTTTTTTTATAATGCTTAATTTAATCAAACCTTTTATTTAAACCTAATTACAGAgtcttttgtgtgtgtcatAGCCTAGCCTTTTTTCAGAAAGTGTGATAAATTTTGATCTACTTAGTTGCTAAAAAAACGGGAGGTGTGCAtctgtttgagtgtgtgtgattatATCTAGTAAAAGTGTTATATAGGGTCTTGGTTATCATTAAATTATTCTGCTGGCATTGGCTAAAGTCTTACTCTAATCTTTTTAATTATACCACTTTTATTGAGAGACACCATTTCCCCTTCTCTGCAAAGCCACAATCACAAAAGGAACCCAGGACATTTCTTAAACAACTGTTTTATAGTCGTCTGATGGATGATCTGATGTGTATTTGGCACTCAGCTGTCACAATTTTCTTGCAATTGGCGTCCCAGTTTTGAATTAGGATTCAGGCAGACTTTTATATGAGATTTCTTCAAAATCACACTGTAGGAAAATTATAAAGCAATTAGTTTACACTTATAAAAATATCTGTTgatcacacacaaacatcacaaaaacattctgaataaaaaaaaaaaaaactgcattacatAATCTCAGTGGTGTTACAGAATGCACTTGGTTTGTACACTTTACACTCCTTGATGTTTCCAGGCCGCAGATTGTCATATGTTCTGGAGCACAGACATCGCTTGCTTATGAACATCCGCTGACCTACAAGCAGATATAAAGAagaaaaagctgaaaaataGTGAATAAAACTAGATTCTACACTTATTCTTTAGAGGAGTGACCTGCTGGATCTGCTGGTCATGTTTGTCTGCTCACTCTTATgaagaaaaattatatatatatatatatatatatatatatatatatatatatatatatatatatatatatatatataagtattcacaaataatttgttcattacaaataattatttttacaaataagtaaatatgaGGCAAAGTCTGCCCTGTGGTATTCTAATTAATATCTAAATACAATACGTTTACATTATGGCCTAATGGCCAATGACATTAAACCATTTTCAGAAATTTCTCAGTGGTCCTCGATCTTTCTTAATGCTTCAAGAGGCATGTATGGCATAACTTCAGATGTTAGACGCTCAAACTTGCACTCAAAACATTAATCTAGTAGTTTACTAGTAGTTTAAACATAATTAAAGAGTCTTTTTTGaagaaagaaaactgaaataggGCAAAAATGTCGACTGTctgtatacatgtgtgtgtgtgagtgtactTTTTTAATCATAAAGTGCACAGGGTCGCACGCTTCGCGTAGCGGCTAGGACAGGTATCGCACACCAGACACGCTGCGTTCATTTCAAGGCAAACAGCTATTCTAAGCACCAAACAGACAAAAGTTCACTTCAAGAATGAGCAAAGTGGCGTCGATGTATCAGCATGTGTTTTGAAATAACAGAGCATACGGAAAGAAAAATTAGGctacattattaataatgtaataataatattattacagctGTCTATCCTATGAAGCAGAAGCAGACTTCAAGCCACAAAAAGACAAAGATGCACAATACACAATCTTTCAGCATGAATGAGATGACACTTGGTGACTTTTTGTCACATTAGCaacatgaacacacaaaaaaatcatggACATGATTCGGATATGTTAaagggtcaaaaaaaaaaaagtcacacgaCTTCTTGCACAcgcacaaacatatacatatacacagaatTGAACTGGTAAGACTTCAACagagcaaattttgaaaatatgttaacattacttgaattacatttaatgaaatatcaattaattacaaaatgtttgtaTAAAGTGTTTTGAATTATCACCATCTACTCCTTATTTTGTTGTTGAATTATCAAATACTGAGTAACAAAAATGCTTTATATGTTCCCTTtctaacaagattttaatgtttgacCGTAATCATAATGTAAAACCTGATACTTATCTAACCGAAAATATCTAAACCTTCACAAAAAGTAGTCTTTTAGAATGTCTAGATATATATCTAATAGCAAAAcctaaataaattaagaaatgatgtctaaaaaaaacaacGGGAATACAAAAgcctctgtatatatatatatatatatatatatatgctggaTCTGCTGGTCTTGTTTGTCTGCTCACTCTTTtgaagaaaaattatttaaaaaaagaaaaagaaaaaaagaagcaagATAAGGTGTGAAAAATATCTTACCCTCAGTGAAAGTCAAGCAGATAAGAAAAACCAAGGACAGAAGAAAGATGGACCGGTTCATGTTTGACTAATGTGACAACAGACTACGTGAATCTGAATCTAAAAGCTTATAGCTTTTATAGCCTATACTATTTTGGGAAATCCCTTTTATTCCAATTGTCAAAAATGACATCATCCTAATGGCATAATGATGGCCGTCATACCAACCCTATTGAAGAACTAActaaaactgtgtgtgtgtgtgtgtgtgtgtttaaataatatttgacCTATGGATGTTTCAATACAATGAAGCATGTACAAAACATTctttcttcttcctcctcctcttcttcttctttttaaaaGGGCACTTTTCATCTTATTCTGCGTTATTGTGCAATTTTTCCTGTATATTACCATAAACCGTTTGCTAAAAATCAACAcggtctcactcccaactcgtcacatattgactCTTGGTCAGGGTACCACTTTTTCGATGTccagggtcctccattgcttcAAATAAGAAatccttagcatcaatatgccaaCTCAAAAGGCTCAtcgtcatgattaaattatatattgggcaataatatttccattattgcatatatgttgaggtgtgtcacaacagttttatttatattacactatttacacatttatgagcatgtaacccaacccctgcctctaaacctaccatttgtcaataaaacacaagataacaggcagatacaactaccgaaataatttatatatatatatatatatatattaaaaaaatattccaaatctttcgaggcaaaacgattgatttgtgagaggaatagacgcgatcgcaGTCTCCGTCCGCCTTAAAGCTCTTCCTGGGTGCTGTCTGTGTGtgcgaattaaaaaaaataggcttgtttgagatgagcaaaatcttctttttattttaattcaaacatgtattttagatttttatagaaaatatgacaatcacatatctcacacagagatcgcactgtcatagtatttgggaatattcatgcacaatttaaatacataatagcatgaaatcagattaaaaaaaataaaacattttagaagagaacgcagcatcacggttgtctgaaccaatgagcattaagttgtgtcgtcagtcagtcgtttcccatcatgcttttgatcagcgcaactgcgcgcgactgctcaatccgacacagccgcctcgccgtcgcgagagtgTTTTTTGGCACAGGTCAGAATGatatcagagcaaggcggacgtaactcggacacttttctaaccggcatgcatctcgcggtgatcaccggtgatcggttctgcgcagattttgctcatatCAAACAAGCCTATAGTCCTAGAGGAAGTCTCACATGGCTGCATGTGGTCAAAATGCTGCAAACACAGTTAGAccttgcattaaattgattggCTAATTAATTGGTCCTACTGATTACTGCTCAGAATATATCAATGTGGGTGCAATCACAACTCTGATGCAGTGTTTCTCAGTCTTGTGTAAGTCCTCTATTTGTATGATGAATAAAGGTGATCTCAGTGCGCTTTGCATTTGTGACATTCAGCATCTCTCTTTTTTATGAACAATATTCAGAGCAGACAACAGATTTAGGGTAATTTGCTTTGGTTTGTTATTTAATGAGGAGAGAAAGTTAATCCTGAAAATCTGGATTTTAATTAGTGCTTTGCAATGACTTGCAACAGTAAATGTTGCAATGCAAAAGGCAGAGAAACCCCCTTAATTTTCCATTATCAGCTGTTGAAGTACAGGCTTTCTTGAGTGAAAAAAGGGAAAATAAGGGGAAACCCATAACCCCATGTAGACACGGACATACATTTCTAGCTGTAATGTCTCCAAATTATGCAAGTGCAGGAGTAATACTCAAACTTCCTTACCAAGTCACCACTGTATTAAAGATTTCTAACATGTTGAAGGATAGTGAAATCAAAAGTAAAAtcttcttcagttaaataagtaCCTTGCATTTCTATTctgaatatttttcaaattacaGCATTTGGTGATCAGACATTTCCTAGTAGGCTATACACTGTTGCCAAGTTCTTTCAATGGAAAGCAGCTAAAGCCTGCTTGAAAAAATTGCTAAATGTCCCTAGATGTTTGATGTCACGTACAAAAATACTCTGAAAAAGATAGAAGCAAGggaatattttgtcatttttctctGACAGTGCACAGGCTCAACTGAATCTACTGTTCCTCTCATCAGAAAGAGATGTGTCTGAATGTTTTGCAGTGATAATGATAATATTGCTGAATGCACCGCAAATGcaacaaataatgcatttttttgtcACATAGAAGCATTGATTTTGAGCTAGAATGCAGAAACTTTACTGCTATTAAATTCGGTcgtcattttctcaccctcatgttgttccaaacctgtatgactttctttcttctgtggaaaacaaaaggagatattttgtaGAATACCAAAACATCTTGGTTACCATTGATTTCTACCGTATGGGCAAAAATCTGTTGAATTTCTCAAATGATtgtcttttatgttccacagaagaaagaaattcatacaggtttggaatgatggtgagttaatgatgacaattttcctttttgggtgaactgtccctttaagaactTTAACATTTGTGAATAGTTAACACCTAACTTTAATCAGGCTCTTattgaattaacattttacttcAATCAAAATGAATCATAACTATACATTAAAAGAGAAAGAAGCTATTAAAGCTATTCTGTTAAATTATCCTGACCTTTGTCCTAATGACATTTACTATAATTCTTGCCTTAGAATCCACAATTTAACTGACTATAACCTATTAGTTAGATGATGCAACAAGTAAACCCATTGTCCTCATTACCATGGTTATatggattttaaaataaatacattcctTCCATTGCCTTTTGGAGTTTTGCATGcactataatttaaaaacagcacCTATTATGGGGGAGATCTCCCTCGCTTCTGTGATCTGCCCACTGCTCGACTGGCCCACGGTCATGGCCAGTACATGCCTGGCAGTA
This genomic window contains:
- the LOC131540132 gene encoding C-X-C motif chemokine 10; this translates as MTVGQSSSGQITEAREISPIIGQRMFISKRCLCSRTYDNLRPGNIKECKVYKPSAFCNTTEIIVILKKSHIKVCLNPNSKLGRQLQENCDS